The Prosthecobacter dejongeii genome contains a region encoding:
- a CDS encoding DNA repair ATPase, which translates to MADTPTSAPTPQAPAAKLEAGAYEVIRQRLDKHGAELQRRLDLLNADRKAEFGGIDTTLLATTRLTTENNCVPRDMVAIGPKRFLFGYNVHLGLRTQMHVADVFAVYDFQADDHSFHPNKDDLLADKGFAEDFDYLYRYYKSASFLKFHRIGPHLYMGMQVGRGATEVKTFKWLIDDEAGTIKYLGNRFDHEFAFPTHQEFEWKRARREMYRHGLHPHISIEDRVFVEAVGGDLTVKVENNTETGRGIYNEPVDNADQTLDDAEIHYAIVGNLILMKVLPYQEKNWRYLVFNERTREAHRIDSIAESCVLLPDGHGLVFPHGYVLQTGEVKRFETGLPPMRFERRIAAANGEDTLFVFSHLESGSYLLLSYNLITQSVATPIICHGYSLFPSGELILFQGDEEPRKHHLVQSWRTPFVTQQDSPHAKSQTFLSKIGNAEIVRCMAECNGVLTLLAKDDSFSGLYVELARSAGDIADSYFWVDREEAQKLKESLVEIKTTAEAALGEFEKVRRMRKAAADQTEALQTQVNKSLSAAGGSDPDNILAYVHLLATLRELRGQIIALRDVRYVDLETIARMDTGVAEATDKLSERCVAFLLKPEALDPYRQQITEQQTRVPTLHKVTEAQEVEEALAKSSSELEMLTGIVSSLKIKDATETTRIIEAISTLFAQLNQVRSVLRNRRNDLAKVEGAAQFQAQLSLLNQSVLNFLEVATTPEKCDESLTRVMVQIEELESRFSDFDEYAAELTTKRDEINSAFESRRLSLVEARNRRAQSLGQSADRILTSVRNRLAAFAKPEEVHAWIAGDAMVAKLRDLIEELRKMGDSVRADELQTKLKTLHQDSLKQIRDKAELFVNGGDLIQLGKHKFSVNRQPLELTILPRDEGLAFHLTGTRYFEAVTHPELEALRHVWNQAVVSENDSVYRAEYLAWKFLQSGTPFSPQAVPDFMAPRYHEGYTKGVHDHDAALILQPLLEMQAALGLLKHSPQVRGLALLVWHGWEDSAEKQALAARMMAKGRMRDLLGHATVEVNAALAARVATECSRLTGIHELGDTSSPSLHTAVAACLTDELQHLSSKHPTLPVTRSSAAVELMRSFRKELTVKRAAQDFEASLEALTAQPWLAFEIALDWLRALHSTTDFGLLVEAAALLVLKDQPPVALPASPPSRATLTGFTGTHPRIQEAKLELDYHEFTARLQRYDQSIVPDYERFQKLKHDLAQQRRTELRLDQFKAGVLSSFVRNRLIDQVYLPIIGANLAKQIGAVGNDTRTDRMGLLLLISPPGYGKTTLMEYVASRLGITLVKINGPAIGHKVTSLDPAEAPNASAREEVEKLNLSLEMGDNVMIYLDDIQHTNPEFLQKFISLCDGTRKIEGVFQGQAKTYDLRGRKVAVVMAGNPYTEVGGKFQVPDMLANRADTYNLGDILGGHEAAFKDSYIENSLTSNPALARVAARSHKDALAVLKIAMTGNREGIEFEGNQSAEDINDCVAVMEKLLKVREVILRVNQEYIRSAAMEDAYRTEPPFKLQGSYRNMNKISEKIQPLMTAAEVQSLIEDHYRGESQTLSQSAEANLLKWREINALASEADQVRWMEIKRTFGRNLLAGGGGENDPVSRITGQMSAFTAGLEKIEQAVANPTLSDISIERLQKIIEGLRAVPVTVEIKVQPVEKQDEHDSPVDVQSRVSQDE; encoded by the coding sequence ATGGCTGATACGCCAACCTCTGCCCCTACACCCCAGGCTCCTGCGGCCAAGCTGGAAGCGGGCGCTTACGAAGTCATTCGTCAGCGTCTGGACAAGCATGGTGCAGAACTACAACGCCGTCTGGATCTGCTGAATGCGGATCGCAAAGCGGAATTCGGTGGCATTGATACGACCCTATTGGCGACGACGCGTCTGACCACGGAAAACAACTGTGTGCCTCGGGACATGGTCGCCATCGGGCCGAAACGCTTTTTGTTCGGCTACAATGTCCACCTGGGGCTGCGCACGCAGATGCACGTGGCGGATGTGTTTGCTGTCTATGACTTCCAGGCGGATGACCACAGCTTTCACCCGAACAAGGATGACCTACTCGCAGACAAGGGTTTCGCGGAGGACTTTGATTACCTTTATCGTTATTACAAGAGTGCGTCCTTCCTGAAGTTTCACCGCATCGGCCCGCATCTCTACATGGGCATGCAGGTGGGCCGTGGGGCCACGGAGGTGAAGACCTTCAAGTGGCTCATTGATGACGAGGCGGGTACGATCAAATACCTGGGCAATCGCTTTGACCACGAATTTGCTTTCCCCACGCATCAGGAGTTCGAGTGGAAACGGGCGCGGCGTGAGATGTATCGCCACGGCCTGCATCCTCACATCAGCATTGAGGACCGGGTGTTTGTGGAAGCCGTCGGCGGTGACCTCACCGTGAAGGTGGAAAACAACACGGAGACTGGACGCGGCATCTACAACGAGCCCGTGGACAATGCGGACCAGACCCTGGACGATGCCGAAATCCACTACGCCATCGTGGGCAATCTCATCCTGATGAAGGTGCTGCCTTATCAGGAAAAAAACTGGCGTTACCTGGTCTTCAATGAGCGCACGCGTGAGGCGCATCGCATTGACAGCATTGCTGAATCCTGCGTGCTGCTGCCGGATGGTCACGGCCTCGTTTTCCCGCATGGGTATGTGCTGCAAACCGGTGAGGTGAAGCGTTTTGAAACGGGCCTGCCGCCCATGCGTTTCGAGCGCCGCATCGCTGCTGCCAATGGCGAGGACACGCTCTTTGTCTTCAGCCATTTGGAGAGCGGTTCCTACCTGCTGCTGAGTTATAACCTCATCACGCAGAGCGTTGCCACGCCCATCATTTGCCATGGGTATAGCCTTTTCCCATCGGGTGAGCTCATCCTTTTTCAGGGTGATGAGGAGCCACGCAAGCACCACTTGGTGCAGTCTTGGCGCACGCCCTTTGTGACGCAGCAGGACAGCCCGCATGCGAAGTCGCAGACCTTTCTCAGCAAGATCGGCAATGCCGAAATCGTCCGCTGCATGGCCGAGTGCAATGGCGTGCTGACGCTGCTGGCGAAGGACGATTCCTTTTCAGGACTTTACGTCGAGCTAGCCCGCAGCGCGGGTGACATCGCCGACAGTTACTTCTGGGTGGATCGTGAAGAGGCGCAAAAGCTCAAGGAATCCCTTGTTGAAATCAAGACCACCGCCGAGGCAGCCCTGGGTGAGTTTGAGAAAGTCCGCCGCATGCGCAAAGCCGCGGCAGACCAGACCGAGGCCCTGCAAACGCAGGTCAATAAAAGCCTCAGCGCGGCCGGCGGGAGTGATCCCGATAACATCCTGGCCTATGTCCACCTGCTGGCCACGCTGCGTGAACTGCGAGGCCAAATCATCGCCCTGCGAGATGTGCGCTACGTGGATCTGGAGACTATCGCCCGCATGGACACAGGTGTGGCGGAGGCGACGGATAAGCTCTCTGAAAGATGCGTGGCCTTCCTGCTGAAGCCCGAGGCACTGGACCCCTATCGCCAGCAGATCACTGAGCAGCAGACACGCGTGCCCACGCTGCACAAAGTCACTGAGGCTCAAGAGGTGGAAGAAGCTTTGGCGAAGTCCAGCAGCGAGCTGGAAATGCTCACGGGCATCGTCAGCAGTTTAAAGATCAAAGATGCCACGGAGACCACCCGCATCATCGAGGCCATCTCCACGCTGTTTGCGCAACTGAATCAAGTGCGCTCCGTGCTGCGAAATCGCCGGAATGATCTGGCCAAGGTGGAAGGGGCCGCGCAGTTCCAGGCCCAGCTCAGCCTGCTGAATCAGAGCGTGCTGAACTTCCTCGAAGTGGCGACTACACCGGAGAAGTGCGATGAATCTCTGACTCGCGTGATGGTGCAGATCGAGGAACTGGAAAGCCGCTTTTCGGATTTCGATGAATACGCGGCCGAGCTCACCACCAAGCGGGATGAAATCAATAGTGCCTTTGAATCCCGTCGCTTGTCTCTGGTAGAGGCGCGCAATCGCCGTGCGCAGTCGTTAGGCCAGTCGGCAGATCGCATCCTCACCAGCGTGCGCAATCGCCTGGCGGCCTTTGCCAAGCCGGAGGAAGTGCATGCCTGGATCGCAGGGGACGCCATGGTGGCCAAGTTGCGGGACTTGATCGAAGAGCTGCGCAAAATGGGCGACAGCGTCCGCGCAGACGAACTTCAGACGAAGCTGAAAACCCTCCACCAAGACTCGCTGAAGCAGATCCGCGACAAGGCGGAGCTGTTTGTGAATGGCGGGGACTTGATCCAGCTCGGCAAGCACAAGTTCAGCGTCAATCGCCAGCCCCTGGAGCTCACCATCCTGCCGCGTGATGAAGGTCTCGCCTTTCATCTCACGGGCACCCGGTATTTTGAGGCCGTCACGCATCCTGAATTGGAGGCGCTGCGGCATGTGTGGAACCAGGCGGTGGTTTCTGAAAACGACAGCGTTTACCGGGCGGAATATCTCGCGTGGAAGTTCCTGCAATCCGGCACGCCTTTTTCACCCCAGGCCGTTCCGGACTTCATGGCCCCGCGTTACCATGAAGGTTATACCAAAGGCGTGCATGACCATGATGCGGCGCTGATCCTACAGCCTCTGCTGGAAATGCAGGCTGCTCTGGGCTTGCTAAAACATTCCCCTCAAGTGCGAGGGCTGGCCCTGCTGGTCTGGCATGGCTGGGAAGACTCGGCTGAAAAACAGGCCCTGGCCGCCCGCATGATGGCGAAGGGGCGAATGCGTGATTTGTTAGGCCATGCAACCGTGGAGGTGAATGCGGCCCTGGCGGCCCGTGTCGCCACGGAGTGCAGTCGCCTCACAGGCATCCATGAGCTTGGCGATACTTCCTCACCGTCTCTCCACACGGCTGTCGCAGCCTGTCTGACGGATGAGCTTCAGCATCTTTCCAGCAAACATCCCACGCTGCCGGTCACGCGCTCCAGTGCGGCGGTGGAGCTGATGCGTTCCTTCCGCAAGGAGCTCACAGTGAAACGAGCCGCTCAAGACTTTGAAGCCAGTTTAGAAGCCTTGACCGCTCAGCCTTGGCTGGCTTTTGAGATCGCTCTCGACTGGCTGCGCGCGCTGCATTCGACCACGGATTTTGGTCTGTTGGTGGAGGCCGCAGCGCTGCTGGTGCTGAAGGATCAGCCTCCAGTAGCCTTGCCTGCTTCACCTCCTTCACGCGCCACGCTCACGGGTTTCACCGGCACTCATCCGCGCATTCAGGAGGCGAAGCTGGAGCTGGATTACCACGAATTCACCGCGCGCCTGCAGCGTTATGACCAAAGCATTGTTCCGGATTATGAGCGTTTTCAAAAGCTGAAGCACGACCTCGCCCAGCAGCGTCGCACCGAGTTGCGGCTGGATCAGTTCAAGGCTGGCGTGCTCAGTTCCTTTGTGCGCAACCGCCTCATTGATCAGGTGTACTTGCCCATCATCGGGGCGAATTTGGCCAAGCAGATCGGTGCTGTGGGCAACGACACGCGCACGGATCGCATGGGCCTGCTGCTGCTCATTTCACCCCCCGGTTATGGCAAGACCACGCTCATGGAGTATGTGGCCAGCCGCCTGGGCATCACCTTGGTTAAAATCAATGGTCCGGCCATCGGTCACAAGGTCACATCATTGGACCCCGCAGAGGCCCCGAATGCGAGCGCCCGTGAGGAGGTGGAGAAGCTGAACCTCTCGCTCGAGATGGGGGACAATGTGATGATCTACCTGGATGACATCCAGCACACGAACCCCGAGTTCCTGCAAAAGTTCATCTCTCTCTGCGATGGCACGCGCAAGATCGAAGGTGTCTTCCAGGGCCAAGCCAAGACCTACGATCTGCGTGGCCGCAAGGTTGCCGTTGTCATGGCAGGTAATCCCTACACCGAAGTCGGCGGTAAATTCCAAGTGCCGGACATGCTGGCCAACCGTGCCGATACTTACAACCTGGGCGACATCCTCGGCGGTCATGAAGCGGCCTTTAAAGACAGCTACATTGAGAACTCACTCACCAGCAATCCGGCCTTGGCACGCGTGGCGGCCCGCAGCCACAAAGATGCGCTGGCCGTACTGAAGATCGCCATGACGGGCAATCGCGAAGGCATTGAGTTTGAGGGCAATCAAAGCGCCGAAGACATCAATGACTGCGTGGCGGTCATGGAAAAGCTGCTGAAGGTGCGCGAAGTCATCTTGCGGGTGAATCAAGAGTACATCCGCAGCGCGGCCATGGAGGATGCCTACCGCACGGAGCCGCCTTTCAAGCTCCAGGGCAGCTACCGCAACATGAACAAGATCTCTGAGAAGATCCAGCCGCTCATGACGGCGGCGGAGGTGCAGTCTCTCATTGAGGATCACTACCGGGGTGAGTCACAAACACTCAGCCAATCCGCTGAGGCGAACCTGCTGAAATGGCGCGAGATCAATGCCTTGGCCAGTGAGGCTGACCAAGTCCGGTGGATGGAGATCAAGCGCACCTTCGGTCGCAATCTCCTCGCTGGAGGTGGGGGTGAAAATGATCCCGTCAGCCGCATCACGGGGCAGATGAGCGCCTTCACTGCCGGGCTGGAAAAGATTGAGCAGGCCGTGGCTAACCCCACGCTTTCAGACATCTCCATTGAGCGTCTGCAAAAGATCATCGAAGGCCTGCGGGCCGTGCCCGTCACGGTGGAGATCAAAGTCCAGCCTGTGGAGAAACAGGATGAACACGACTCCCCCGTGGATGTGCAGAGCCGAGTGAGCCAGGACGAATAA